In Drosophila santomea strain STO CAGO 1482 chromosome 3L, Prin_Dsan_1.1, whole genome shotgun sequence, a single window of DNA contains:
- the LOC120447469 gene encoding trypsin-1, whose product MKLIPPVLLLLLLALISICDRSWAVYNYQPPSRGYFYPKPARLPPLPVNGSMTSSTGPPPGVQSDFIDDLIEGHKQQILSNVLGVASETPSDPASSSSNSLGSPSSSATFPLEGGGAKAFRVNRCASCTCGVPNVNRIVGGTRVRTNKYPWIAQIIRGTFLFCGGTLINDRYVLTAAHCVHGMDMRGVSVRLLQLDRSSTHLGVTRSVAFAHAHVGYDPVSLVHDIALLRLDQPIPLVDTMRPACLPSNWLQNFDFQKAIVAGWGLSQEGGSTSSVLQEVVVPIITNAQCRATSYKTMIVDSMLCAGYVKTGGRDACQGDSGGPLIVRDRIFRLAGVVSFGYGCAKPDAPGVYTRVSRYLEWIAVNTRDSCYCVN is encoded by the exons ATGAAACTCATTCCGCCAGTTCTTCTACTACTCCTTCTTGCTCTCATTTCGATCTGCGATCGAAGCTGGGCCGTCTATAATTATCAGCCACCTTCCCGCGGTTATTTCTATCCGAAGCCAGCGCGATTGCCACCTCTGCCAGTCAATGGATCTATGACTTCCAGTACCGGCCCACCGCCCGGAGTTCAGTCGGACTTCATTGACGATCTGATTGAGGGCCATAAGCAGCAAATCTTATCGAATGTCTTGGGCGTGGCCAGTGAAACTCCCTCGGATCCAGCCTCCTCCTCGTCCAACTCCCTCGGATCGCCATCCTCATCCGCGACTTTTCCCCTCGAAGGCGGCGGTGCCAAGGCGTTTCGCGTTAATCGCTGTGCCAGCTGCA CCTGCGGCGTTCCGAATGTGAATCGCATTGTGGGCGGCACCCGAGTGCGGACGAATAAATATCCGTGGATTGCGCAGATCATCCGCGGTACCTTCCTGTTCTGCGGCGGAACTTTGATCAACGATCGCTATGTCCTGACTGCCGCCCACTGTGTCCACGGCATGGACATGAGGGGCGTGTCCGTTAGACTGTTGCAGCTGGACAGGAGCTCCACCCACCTGGGAGTCACGCGGTCGGTGGCCTTCGCCCATGCCCACGTGGGCTACGATCCGGTGAGCCTGGTCCATGACATAGCCCTCCTGCGTCTGGATCAGCCCATTCCCCTGGTGGACACCATGCGTCCAGCCTGCTTGCCCAGCAACTGGCTGCAGAACTTCGACTTCCAGAAGGCCATTGTGGCGGGTTGGGGTTTGAGTCAGGAGGGTGGCTCCACCTCCAGTGTCCTGCAGGAGGTGGTGGTGCCCATCATCACCAATGCCCAGTGCCGGGCCACCTCGTACAAGACCATGATCGTGGACTCCATGTTGTGTGCCGGCTATGTGAAAACCGGCGGGCGGGATGCTTGTCAG GGCGACAGCGGTGGTCCCTTGATCGTCAGGGATCGCATCTTCCGCTTGGCTGGAGTTGTGTCCTTTGGCTACGGATGTGCCAAGCCCGATGCTCCGGGTGTCTACACTCGAGTGTCTCGCTACTTGGAATGGATAGCAGTCAACACAAGGGACTCTTGCTACTGCGTTAATTag
- the LOC120447756 gene encoding uncharacterized protein LOC120447756, whose product MSQTVEPCDESDPQRESRSNPEDEDGRCTLDGLLLQMIHLIEDLELLHTQSALRIPAEAQLPRGRPYKALTRVVEEQSSWGKVFKIIRLPVNPILGYLRPVRNIFGSLVPDNLRIANRHWEHCLDLIVECANIKRELQSTIIFIEKLRYFLNQR is encoded by the exons ATGAGCCAAACGGTAGAGCCCTGCGATGAATCGGATCCGCAACGAGAATCAAGATCAAACCCGGAGGACGAGGATGGCAGATGTACCTTAGATGGCCTCCTCTTGCAAATGATTCATTTAATAGAGGACCTGGAGCTGCTACACACGCAA AGTGCTCTGCGAATTCCAGCAGAAGCCCAATTGCCCAGAGGGCGACCCTACAAGGCTCTCACTCGCGTTGTGGAGGAGCAGAGCTCCTGGGGAAAGGTTTTCAAGATCATTCGACTGCCTGTCAACCCGATCCTGGGATATCTCCGACCTGTGAGGAACATATTTGGCTCTCTGGTGCCAGATAACTTGCGAATCGCGAATCGGCATTGGGAACACTGCCTGGATCTTATTGTGGAATGTGCCAACATCAAAAGAGAACTTCAATCTACGATTATCTTCATAGAGAAGCTGCGATACTTTCTTAATCAGAGGTAA